A genomic stretch from Primulina huaijiensis isolate GDHJ02 chromosome 14, ASM1229523v2, whole genome shotgun sequence includes:
- the LOC140957112 gene encoding uncharacterized protein, with product MKRVMRKRFVPNHYYREMFKRLQTLRQGVKSVEDYYKEMEVVMIRANIEEDNEATMARFLCGLNREIQDQVELRHYLDLDEMVQMAIKVEQQLKRRGVGRTNQTGGSSSSWRSNVVKREENKVVSKPKFETKQEAPKQGVQGKSETPSNRSRDTKCFRCQGLGHISSECPNKRVMILNDYGEYESHSEGDDDDEMPALEDPDEGYEAVVGEALVTRRIMSAQVKEEETNQRENLFHTRCFVNQKVCNLIIDGGSCTNVASCEMVEKLGLPTLKHPQPYRLQWLNDCAEVKVTKQVLVPFSIGKYVDEVLCDVVPMHACHILLGRPWQYDRRVTHDGFKNKYSFVLKKESIVLLPLSPKQVLEDQLKKKRRDEAKKKTYMAQKSELKQLMHTREPLVLILYKEILFNTSDIAGSLPSIVVSLLQEFDDIFPEELPQGLPPLRGIEHQIDLVPGSALPNRPAYRSNPEEAKELQRQKDGSWRMCVDCRAINNITIKYRHPIPRLDDMLDELHGACIFSKIDLKSGYHQIRMREGDEWKTAFKTKYGLYEWMVMPFGLTNAPSTFMRLMNHVLRAYIGKFVVVYFDDILVYSKDLDEHVDHLKLVLITLRAENLYANLKKCDFCTSKLVFLGFVVSSQGIQVDEDKVSAIRDWPSPTTFGQVRSFHGLAIFYRRFVKDFSTLAAPMTAVIKKNVPFHWGEEQEKSFNTIKQKLINALLLVLPDFANTFEIECDASGVGIGGVLMRGGRPVAYFSEKLNGAALNYPTYDKEFYALVRTLETWQHYLRPKEFVIHTDHESLKHLKGQQKLNKRHAKWVAFIETFPYIIKYKQGKENIVADALSRRYLLFSTLESKILGFEHVKELYVLDDDFKNEFETCMHGPHDKFYLHNGFLFREDRLCIPRSSVRELLVREAHGGGLMGHFGVAKTLSALHEHFYWPHMKRDVERVCDKCITCRQAKSRTQPHGLYTPLPVXXXXXXXXXXXXXXXXXXXXXXXXXXXXXXXXXXXXXXXXXXXXXXXXXXXXXXXXXXXXXXKKAEFVRSLHEKVKANIEKKNERYTKQANKGKKKVIFEKGDWVWLHLRKERFPEKRRSKLLPRGDGPFQVLERINDNAYKLDLPGDDELDLRTNPFQEGEDDANTDFINGLNPEIFTLVNAGRPNNFADALNRAKRAEAGLIRQKGASYVAPAPRPHQPSTTQFQQPPLKYESGSGTGKKDQLKTRGIVEGDIPQSNAKEYSVVAAAADSQDTLLEFVHCEVPRDPREQNQLDQGHSLIDEHLLFTRSSQHLP from the exons atgaagagagtgatgagaaaaaggtttgtgcccaaccactactatagggagatgtttaagaggctacaaactttaaggcaaggggtgaagagtgttgaggactactataaggagatggaagtagtcatgattagggctaatattgaggaagataatgaggcgacgatggctcgttttctttgtggtttgaacagggaaatccaagatcaagttgagcttcggcactacttggatctagacgaaatggtgcaaatggccataaaagtggagcaacaactcaaaaggcgtggagttggccgcaccaatcaaaccggaggttcatcatcttcatggcgatcaaatgtggtgaagcgtgaggagaataaggtggtgagcaagcccaaatttgagaccaaacaagaggcacctaagcaaggagtgcaaggtaaatctgaaactccttctaatcgatctagagatactaaatgttttaggtgtcaagggttgggtcatatttctagtgaatgtcctaataagagggtgatgattttgaatgactatggtgagtatgaatctcatagtgagggtgatgatgatgatgagatgcctgcattagaggatcctgacgagggttatgaggcggttgttggagaagcactagtgactaggcgtatcatgagtgcccaagtcaaggaggaggagactaaccaaagggaaaacttattccatactagatgttttgtaaatcaaaaggtttgcaatttaatcatagatggggggagttgtactaatgtggctagttgtgagatggtagagaaattgggtttacctacattaaagcaccctcaaccatataggcttcaatggttgaatgattgtgcggaagtgaaggtgacaaaacaagtgctagtgcctttttctattgggaagtatgtggatgaggtcttgtgtgatgtggtacctatgcatgcttgccatatcttgttgggtagaccttggcaatatgataggcgagtgacacatgatgggttcaagaacaagtattcatttgtgttgaaaaaggagtccattgttttacttcctttgtccccaaagcaagtgttggaggaccaattgaaaaaaaagaggagagatgag gccaaaaagaaaacatacatggcccaaaaaagtgagttgaagcaattgatgcacacacgtgaaccacttgtgttgattctttataaagagatcctctttaacacaagtgatatagccgggtcccttccgagcattgttgtttcacttttgcaggaatttgatgatatatttccggaggagctacctcaagggctaccaccattgagggggattgagcaccaaattgatttggtgcccgggagtgcattaccaaatcgtccggcttataggagcaatccggaggaggctaaggagcttcaacgacag aaagatggttcatggcgtatgtgtgtggattgtagggcaatcaataacatcaccattaagtataggcatcccatacctagactagatgatatgttagatgaattgcatggtgcttgtatctttagcaaaattgatttgaaaagtggttatcaccaaattaggatgagggaaggtgatgagtggaaaactgcttttaaaaccaagtacgggttgtatgagtggatggtgatgccatttggcttaactaacgctcctagcacctttatgaggttaatgaaccatgtcttgcgtgcatacatagggaaatttgttgttgtttactttgatgatatcctagtatatagcaaagacttggatgagcatgttgatcacttgaaacttgtgctaatcacactaagggctgaaaatctatatgctaacctaaagaaatgtgatttttgtacaagcaaacttgtcttccttggttttgtggtaagctcacaggggatacaagtggatgaggacaaggtaagtgctattcgagattggccatcgcctactacttttggtcaagtccgaagttttcatggacttgcaatcttctataggaggtttgtgaaggattttagcacattggcagcacccatgacagcggtgatcaagaagaacgttccattccattggggcgaggagcaagagaagtcttttaatactattaagcaaaaattaattaatgctctattacttgttttgcctgactttgctaacacgtttgaaattgaatgtgatgcttcaggtgtaggtatcggcggagttttgatgcgagggggacggcccgtggcgtactttagcgagaaacttaatggagccgccctgaactatcccacgtatgataaggagttctacgcacttgtgaggactctagagacgtggcagcactatttgaggcctaaggagtttgtgattcatacggatcatgagtctctaaagcaccttaaggggcaacaaaagctgaacaagcggcatgccaagtgggtggcattcatagagacattcccctacataataaagtacaaacaaggtaaggaaaatatagtggccgacgcactatcacgaaggtacttacttttctctaccttggagtctaaaatattggggtttgagcatgtcaaggagttgtatgtgctagatgacgattttaagaatgagtttgaaacttgtatgcatggtccacatgataaattctatttgcataatggtttcttgtttagagaagataggttgtgcatccctagatcatccgttcgtgaattacttgttagggaggcacatgggggtggtttgatgggacactttggtgtggcaaaaactttaagtgcattgcatgaacatttctattggccacacatgaagcgtgatgttgagcgtgtttgcgataagtgcataacttgtagacaagctaagtctaggacacaaccacatggattgtatacaccacttcctgttNNNNNNNNNNNNNNNNNNNNNNNNNNNNNNNNNNNNNNNNNNNNNNNNNNNNNNNNNNNNNNNNNNNNNNNNNNNNNNNNNNNNNNNNNNNNNNNNNNNNNNNNNNNNNNNNNNNNNNNNNNNNNNNNNNNNNNNNNNNNNNNNNNNNNNNNNNNNNNNNNNNNNNNNNNNNNNNNNNNNNNNNNNaagaaggcggaatttgttaggagtttgcatgagaaggtcaaagctaatattgaaaagaagaatgaacgatacacaaagcaagccaacaagggaaagaagaaggtgatatttgagaaaggtgattgggtgtggctacacttgaggaaggaaaggttccccgagaagagacgttctaaactattacctaggggtgatggaccattccaagtacttgaaaggatcaatgacaatgcctacaaactcgatctaccaggtga cgacgagctggatttgaggacaaatccttttcaagaaggggaggatgatgcgaacacggat ttcatcaatggactGAATCCCGAGATCTTTACACTAGTAAATGCAGGGCGAccgaataattttgctgatgccctgaacagagcaaagagAGCTGAAGCCGGCCTGATTAGGCAGaagggagcttcgtatgttgccccagcaccgagaccacatcAACCATCTACTACTCAGTTCCAGCAACCCCCTCTCAAATATGAGAGTGGTAGTGGCACTGGAAAGaaagatcagttgaaaactAGAG GAattgtggagggagacatcccacagagcaatgccaaggagtactCGGTAGTTGCCGCAGCTGCAGACAGTCAGGACACTTTGCTCGAGTTTGTCCACTGCGAGGTTCCtagggatcccagggagcaaaATCAGCTGGATCAGGGACACAGCCTGATAGACGAGCATCTGCTGTTCACTCGTTCCAGCCAGCACCTACCTTAG